Proteins encoded by one window of Arabidopsis thaliana chromosome 2, partial sequence:
- a CDS encoding Toll-Interleukin-Resistance (TIR) domain family protein (Toll-Interleukin-Resistance (TIR) domain family protein; FUNCTIONS IN: transmembrane receptor activity; INVOLVED IN: signal transduction, defense response, innate immune response; LOCATED IN: intrinsic to membrane; CONTAINS InterPro DOMAIN/s: Toll-Interleukin receptor (InterPro:IPR000157); BEST Arabidopsis thaliana protein match is: Toll-Interleukin-Resistance (TIR) domain family protein (TAIR:AT2G03300.1); Has 1604 Blast hits to 1539 proteins in 51 species: Archae - 0; Bacteria - 3; Metazoa - 0; Fungi - 0; Plants - 1599; Viruses - 0; Other Eukaryotes - 2 (source: NCBI BLink).) yields the protein MTFFSPTQVFLNYRGEQLRRSFVSHLIDAFERNEINFFVDKYEQRGKDLKNLFLRIQESKIALAIFSTRYTESSWCLDELVKIKKLADKKKLHVIPIFYKVKVEDVRKQTGEFGDNFWTLAKVSSGDQIKKWKEALECIPNKMGLSLGDKSSEADFIKEVVKAVQCVVATIGLEEEEENHFGKKKRKDCKCELPDLKKSRTKKL from the exons ATGACATTCTTCTCTCCCACTCAGGTGTTTTTGAACTACAGGGGAGAACAACTGCGTCGCAGCTTCGTGAGCCACCTCATTGATGCCTTTGAAAGGAATGAGATCAACTTCTTCGTAGACAAATACGAACAGAGAGGCAAAGACCtcaaaaatctctttcttaGGATCCAAGAGTCGAAGATCGCGCTTGCCATCTTCTCAACCAG atACACGGAGTCAAGCTGGTGTTTGGATGAGTTGGTGAAGATAAAGAAACTtgctgataaaaaaaaactccatgTCATTCCAATTTTCTACAAGGTGAAGGTAGAAGACGTTCGAAAACAGACAGGTGAGTTTGGTGACAACTTCTGGACGCTGGCAAAGGTTTCAAGTGGTGATCAGATCAAGAAATGGAAAGAAGCCTTGGAATGTATCCCCAACAAGATGGGTTTGTCGTTGGGAGACAAGAG tTCTGAAGCAGATTTCATCAAGGAAGTTGTTAAGGCGGTTCAGTGTGTTGTAGCAACGATTGgacttgaggaagaagaagagaatcattttgggaaaaagaagagaaaggattGCAAATGTGAGCTTCCTGATTTGAAGAAAAGCAGAACCAAAAAGTTGTGA